From the genome of Methanoregula boonei 6A8:
GCTCGCGGGCGCAAACGACCGTATGTGTTCATGAATGTCGTGATCAGCAAAAAGCCCATCCCTTTTTTCTCTCTGTCAATCCGGGGCGGGACCAGAAAAAACGGGAACAGAGGGAACTTAGTGGTACCAGCCCTTCATACGTTCACGTTCAGCAGCACCCGGATCAGGAGCCCTATGACAAAGGAGATCGCCGCAATCCCCAGGCTGATCGCAGCCATCTCGGCAAAACGCCGCCAAAAGGGGAGATCTTTTGCCACCGCAATATAGAAGGTGAACACAAAGATGACCAGCACTGCACCGACAAGAGTGAAGACCAGCGCCACGTATGGGCTTGCAAGAAGGAGGAACGGAAGGATCAGCAGGGCAACGGTCGCGATATAGGTAATACCGGTATAAAATGCGGCCTTTTTCGGACTGGTCCCGGCTGACTCATCAGACCGCTGCGAGAGATATTCGGATGCAGCCATGGAGAGGGATGCGGCAACACCGGTAATCAGCCCGGCAACCGCGATAATGCGTGAATCCTGGATCGCAAATGTCAGGCCGGCAAGGGTACCGGTGAACTCCACAAGCGCGTCGTTGAGGCCCAGGACCACCGAGCCCACGTACTTCAGTCGTTCCTCATCGATGAGGGCGATAAGTTCCCTCTCGTGCTTTGCCTCATCGGCAAGCATCGCCGGTAGTTCGGGTATTGCGGAGAGGAGCGCGGGATCTCCGATCTGCGCTCCCTGCTCCACCCCCTCCATGAGTTTTATGGCAAAGGTCATCCCGAGCAACCGGGCAATAAGGTAGTAAAACCAGATCCGGAGGAGGTTGGGGGCGATGTCCCGGCCGGTATAGTGCTTCCAGGTGGCATAATGCCGGATTTCTTCCCCGGCAATGCGGAGCAGGACCTCACGGTTGTGAGGATCCGGGGTCACCTGCGCGATCCTCTGGTAAATATGGTGTTCGGTAATCTCATTTCTCTGGAGACGGGCGATCCTTGCAAGAGATGGTGCGGTCAGCGTCATGGTATACCTCACCGTGGTATTCTGTCTGCCCCCTCGGGACTGGATATCCGGTTGTCCGACAGAGGGGGCAGGCAGGTGATCTCCTGAACTGTATGAAAGAGCCCCTGTATAAGGAGATCGACTGGCATCCCCTGTTGCATAATTTTTCCCGGGGCCGGGTATTGCGGTGCCTCATAATAGTATATGAACCGCAACAGATCGATCTGTAAAAAAGATTGCCCATAATGGACAGATTCCCCGAAATAATAGAGAATAGCGGGTGTATCCACAGGAGCGATTATGATTCCTTATCCAGTTTCTTTTTGATCTCCCGGATACTGTTGAGCATCTCTTCAGAGTACGGGGTGTACCGGTAACTCATGTTGTTCTCGATCTGCCAGAACCCGATTTTTTCATCGTAGTGCCCGATGATGT
Proteins encoded in this window:
- a CDS encoding VIT1/CCC1 transporter family protein; translated protein: MTLTAPSLARIARLQRNEITEHHIYQRIAQVTPDPHNREVLLRIAGEEIRHYATWKHYTGRDIAPNLLRIWFYYLIARLLGMTFAIKLMEGVEQGAQIGDPALLSAIPELPAMLADEAKHERELIALIDEERLKYVGSVVLGLNDALVEFTGTLAGLTFAIQDSRIIAVAGLITGVAASLSMAASEYLSQRSDESAGTSPKKAAFYTGITYIATVALLILPFLLLASPYVALVFTLVGAVLVIFVFTFYIAVAKDLPFWRRFAEMAAISLGIAAISFVIGLLIRVLLNVNV